Proteins encoded within one genomic window of Felis catus isolate Fca126 chromosome C1, F.catus_Fca126_mat1.0, whole genome shotgun sequence:
- the TMEM185B gene encoding transmembrane protein 185B translates to MNPRGLFQDFNPSKFLIYACLLLFSVLLPLRLDGVIQWSYWAVFAPIWLWKLLVIAGASVGAGVWARNPRYRTEGEACVEFKAMLIAVAIHLLLLMFEVLVCDRVERGTHFWLLVFMPLFFVSPVSVAACVWGFRHDRSLELEILCSVNILQFIFIALRLDRIIHWPWLVVFVPLWILMSFLCLVVLYYIVWSLLFLRSLDVVAEQRRTHVTMAISWITIVVPLLTFEVLLVHRLDGHNTFSYISIFVPLWLSLITLMATTFRRKGGNHWWFGIRRDFCQFLLEIFPFLREYGNISYDLHHEDSEEAEETSVPDAPKIAPMFGKKARVVITQSPGKYVPPPPKLNIDMPD, encoded by the coding sequence ATGAACCCTAGGGGCCTGTTCCAGGACTTCAACCCGAGTAAGTTCCTCATCTACGCCTGCCTGCTGCTCTTCTCCGTGCTGCTGCCCCTCCGCCTGGACGGCGTCATCCAGTGGAGCTACTGGGCGGTCTTCGCCCCCATATGGCTGTGGAAGCTCCTGGTCATCGCCGGCGCCTCAGTGGGCGCAGGCGTTTGGGCCCGCAACCCTCGATACCGCACGGAGGGGGAGGCCTGCGTGGAGTTCAAAGCCATGTTGATCGCCGTGGCTATCCACCTGCTGCTGCTCATGTTCGAAGTCCTGGTCTGCGACAGGGTGGAGAGGGGGACCCACTTCTGGCTGCTGGTCTTCATGCCACTTTTTTTCGTATCCCCAGTGTCCGTGGCCGCCTGCGTCTGGGGCTTCCGACACGATAGGTCCCTAGAGCTGGAGATCTTGTGCTCTGTCAACATCCTGCAGTTCATCTTCATCGCCCTAAGGCTGGACAGGATTATCCACTGGCCGTGGCTGGTGGTGTTCGTGCCCCTGTGGATTCTCATGTCGTTCCTCTGCCTAGTCGTCCTCTATTACATCGTCTGGTCCCTCCTGTTCCTTCGATCCTTGGATGTCGTTGCGGAACAGCGAAGGACACATGTGACCATGGCCATCAGCTGGATAACGATTGTCGTGCCCCTGCTCACTTTTGAGGTTCTGCTCGTTCACAGATTGGACGGCCACAATACATTCTCTTACATCTCCATATTTGTCCCCCTTTGGCTTTCATTAATAACTTTAATGGCCACGACGTTTAGGCGGAAGGGAGGCAACCATTGGTGGTTTGGGATTCGCAGAGATTTCTGTCAGTTTCTGCTtgaaattttcccatttctaaGAGAATATGGGAACATTTCCTATGATCTACATCATGAAGATAGTGAAGAAGCTGAAGAAACATCAGTCCCAGATGCTCCTAAAATTGCTCCGATGTTTGGAAAGAAGGCCAGGGTAGTTATAACCCAGAGTCCTGGAAAGTATGTTCCCCCGCCTCCCAAGTTAAATATTGATATGCCAGATTAA